The following proteins are encoded in a genomic region of Azotosporobacter soli:
- a CDS encoding HD-GYP domain-containing protein, producing the protein MRQMSTTELEPGIVIAQHILNEDGAILLTAGSTLTAKAIASLLSWNIQEVRIKEDKDTDEDLAMALQFDEITRQHSQSADEEASVSIDIPPQTPIPSIINEKSLEQYETISHRFLEILRNRKLYTDPAKLDSLANIICRYVLSTPGAIGYALRQEEEGGPVELLARHSLAVAVIATKLARLLRYPSEQIQNIAIGALIHDIGKMLLPPQYSETAASRTEHDNELYRSHVQIGYDLLKQYPFPREAMFVLLQHHETIDGSGFPLCLPPGKMHPYAQVVALANRFDVLFHEQAGLPNLFDIRPRLLKSAATKISTEIVDIFDRYLEDFVFTANVELSDGRTAEVIYTHHAFESPVVKASDGELIDLNHRDSLKVVRLSL; encoded by the coding sequence ATGCGTCAAATGAGCACCACCGAACTCGAACCCGGAATCGTGATTGCCCAGCACATCCTCAATGAAGACGGCGCCATCTTGTTGACGGCAGGTAGCACCTTAACCGCCAAAGCCATCGCCTCTTTACTCAGTTGGAACATTCAAGAGGTACGCATTAAGGAAGATAAAGATACCGACGAAGACCTCGCAATGGCTCTACAGTTTGACGAAATAACGCGTCAACACAGCCAAAGCGCTGATGAAGAAGCTTCCGTCTCGATCGACATTCCGCCGCAGACGCCGATTCCTTCGATCATTAATGAAAAGTCATTGGAGCAGTATGAAACGATTAGCCATCGTTTTCTCGAAATCCTGCGCAACCGAAAACTGTATACCGATCCGGCCAAACTCGATTCGTTGGCCAACATCATCTGCCGCTATGTCCTCTCGACTCCAGGCGCTATCGGTTATGCGCTACGCCAAGAGGAAGAAGGCGGTCCAGTCGAGCTTCTCGCCCGTCATAGTCTGGCCGTTGCGGTGATTGCGACAAAACTTGCGCGCCTGTTGCGTTATCCTTCCGAACAGATCCAAAACATTGCGATCGGCGCGCTGATCCATGATATCGGAAAGATGCTGTTGCCGCCTCAATATTCCGAGACCGCAGCCAGTCGGACCGAGCATGACAATGAACTTTACCGTTCCCACGTGCAAATCGGCTATGACCTGTTAAAGCAGTATCCTTTTCCGCGCGAAGCGATGTTCGTTTTACTCCAGCATCACGAAACAATTGACGGCAGCGGTTTCCCTTTATGCCTGCCGCCTGGCAAGATGCATCCTTATGCACAGGTTGTGGCGCTGGCCAACCGCTTCGACGTGCTCTTTCATGAACAGGCAGGCCTGCCGAATCTCTTCGACATCCGGCCGCGCCTCTTAAAAAGCGCCGCAACGAAGATCTCGACCGAAATCGTCGACATCTTCGACCGTTATCTGGAAGACTTCGTCTTCACCGCCAATGTCGAACTCAGCGACGGACGGACTGCGGAAGTCATTTATACGCATCACGCCTTCGAATCGCCGGTCGTCAAAGCCAGCGACGGCGAACTGATCGATCTGAACCACCGCGATAGTCTGAAAGTCGTGAGACTTTCCCTCTAA
- a CDS encoding ABC transporter ATP-binding protein — MRKVNWLSWLGAPSLPQPRSGGSAVVIADVRKTYVTGAGEFEALRGIDLEIQNGEFVAVVGKSGSGKSTLINMITGIDRPSGGEVWVAGTPVHQLTENQIAVWRGRTVGVVFQFFQLLPTLTVLENVMLPMDFCDMFKASERPQRAKELLDMVGVANQADKLPANLSGGQQQRVAIARSLANDPPLLVADEPTGNLDHRTADSVIELFGELTRAGKTILMVTHDAELARRGSRIVTVDEGQVVLPFADGMNHYE; from the coding sequence ATGAGAAAAGTAAATTGGTTATCCTGGCTGGGAGCACCGAGCCTGCCGCAACCACGTTCTGGCGGTTCTGCGGTCGTAATTGCCGACGTCAGGAAGACATATGTGACTGGGGCGGGAGAATTTGAAGCGTTGCGAGGGATTGACCTCGAGATCCAAAACGGTGAGTTTGTTGCGGTAGTTGGCAAGTCCGGCAGCGGCAAATCCACGCTGATCAATATGATCACCGGCATCGACCGGCCATCGGGCGGCGAGGTATGGGTGGCGGGCACGCCGGTGCATCAACTGACGGAAAATCAGATTGCGGTCTGGCGGGGACGGACTGTCGGCGTCGTGTTTCAGTTCTTTCAATTGCTGCCGACGCTCACGGTATTGGAAAATGTCATGCTGCCGATGGATTTTTGCGATATGTTCAAGGCGAGCGAACGGCCGCAGCGGGCCAAGGAATTGTTGGATATGGTCGGGGTTGCGAATCAGGCGGACAAACTGCCGGCGAATCTTTCCGGCGGCCAGCAGCAGAGGGTTGCGATCGCCCGGTCGCTGGCCAACGATCCGCCCTTGTTGGTGGCGGATGAACCGACTGGCAATCTGGATCATCGGACGGCTGACTCGGTCATTGAACTGTTTGGCGAATTGACGCGGGCGGGCAAGACGATTTTGATGGTGACGCATGACGCGGAACTGGCCCGGCGCGGCAGCCGTATCGTGACTGTTGATGAGGGGCAGGTTGTGCTGCCGTTTGCAGACGGGATGAATCATTATGAGTAG